The Thiohalobacter sp. genome includes the window TTCACCGCCGTGTGCACGCGCGAGGTGGTGGCCCCGCCAATGAGCAGCGGGATCTCGAAGCCCTCGCGTTCCATTTCCTTGGCGATGTGCGCCATTTCCTCCAGCGAAGGCGTGATCAGGCCCGACAGGCCGATGATGTCGACCTGTTCCTCGCGCGCCTTGTCCAGGATCTGGCGCGCCGGCACCATCACACCCAGGTCGATCACCTCGAAGTTGTTGCACTGCAGGACCACGCCCACGATGTTCTTGCCGATGTCGTGCACATCGCCCTTCACCGTCGCCATCAGGATGCGGCCCTTGGTCTTGTCCTCGGCGGACTTCTCGGCCTCGATGTAGGGAATCAGGTAGGCGACCGCCTTCTTCATCACCCGCGCCGACTTGACCACCTGGGGCAGGAACATCTTGCCGGCGCCGAACAGGTCGCCGACCGTGTTCATGCCGTCCATCAGCGGACCCTCGATCACCTGGATGGGGCGCTCGAACTGCTGTCGTGCCTCTTCGGTGTCTTCCTCGACGAAGCTGTCGATGCCCTTGACCAGCGCGTGCTCCAGCCGCCTGGCGACCGGCCATTCCCGCCAGGCCAGGTCTTCCTTGCGCTCGGCACCGCTGCCGTCGCCCTTGTAGCGGTCGGCGATCTCCAGCAGCCGCTCGGTGGCATCGGGCCGGCGGTTGAGCACCACGTCCTCGACCCGTTCGCGCAGTTCCTCCGGGATCTCCTCGTAGATGGCGAGCTGGCCGGCATTGACGATGCCCATGTCCATGCCGGCCTGGATGGCGTGATAGAGAAACACGGCATGGATGGCCTCGCGCACCGGGTTGTTGCCGCGGAAGGAGAAGGACACGTTCGATACGCCGCCCGAGACCCGGGCATGGGGCAGGTGATGCTTGACCCAGCGCGTGGCCTCGATGAAGTCCACGGCATAGTTGTCGTGTTCCTCGATGCCGGTGGCGATGGCGAAGATGTTGGGGTCGAAGATGATGTCCTCGGCCGGAAAACCTGCCTGCTCCACCAGCAGGCGATAGGCGCGTTCGCAGATCTCGATCTTGCGCTCGAAGGTATCGGCCTGGCCCTGTTCGTCGAAGGCCATGACCACGGCAGCGGCGCCGTAGCGCCGGCACAGCCGGGCCTGCTCGAGAAACTTCTCCTCGCCTTCCTTGAGCGAAATGGAATTGACGATGCCCTTGCCCTGGATGCACTTGAGGCCGGCCTCGATGATCTCCCACTTGGAGGAATCGATCATGATGGGCACGCGGGCGATGTCCGGCTCCGAGGCGATCAGGTTGAGAAAGGTGGTCATGGCCTCGACGCCGTCGAGCATGGCCTCGTCCATGTTGATGTCGATGATCTGGGCGCCGTTCTCCACCTGCTGCCGGGCCACTTCCAGCGCCTCGTCGTACTGGCCTTCGAGGATCAGGCGCTTGAAGCGCGCGCTCCCGGTGACGTTGGTGCGCTCGCCGACGTTCACGAACAGCGAGTCCTCGCCGATATTGCAGGGTTCCAGTCCGGACAGGCGCAGGGTGTAGTCATGGTCGGGGATGCGGCGCGGCGCGCAGTCGGCCACGGCCTCGGCGATGGCGCGGATGTGCTGCGGCGTGGTCCCGCAGCAGCCGCCGATGACATTGAGGAAACCGGATGCGGCCCATTCCCCGATTTCGGCGGCCATGGCCTCGGGCGATTCGTCGTATTCGCCGAACTCGTTGGGCAGGCCGGCGTTGGGGTGGGCGTTGACGCCGCAGTCGGCGATACCGGCCAGTTCCTCGATGTGCTGGCGCAGCTCGCGCGCGCCCAGTGCGCAGTTGAAGCCGATGGACACCGGCTCGACATGGCGCAGCGAGTTGTAGAAGGCCTCCGCGGTCTGGCCGGAGAGGGTGCGTCCCGAGGCATCGGTGATGGTGCCGGAGATCATGACCGGCCAGCGCTGGCCGAGATCCTCGAATGCCTGCATCACCGCGAAGGCCGCGGCCTTGGCATTGAGGGTATCGAAGATGGTCTCGATCAGGATCAGGTCGGCGCCGCCTTCGAGCAGGGCGCGGGTGGCGTCGTAATAGGTCGCGCGCAGCGCCTCGAAACTGACATTGCGAAAACCCGGATTGTTCACGTCCGGCGAGATCGAGGCGGTGCGGTTGGTCGGTCCCAGCACGCCGGCGACGAAGCGCGGGCGATCGGGCGTGGCCACGGCATCGCAAGCCTCGCGGGCGAGGCGGGCCGCGGCCAGGTTCAGTTCATGGACCAGGTCCTCCTGCCGGTAGTCGGCGAGCGATATGGCGGTCGAGTTGAAGGTGTTGGTCTCGACGATGTCCGCGCCCGCCTCGAGATAGGCGCGGTGGATGTCGCGGATGATATCGGGCCGGGTCAGCGACAGCAGGTCATTGTTGCCCTTGAGATCGACCGGCCAGTCGCGAAAGCGCTCGCCGCGGTAGTCCGCTTCCTCCAGGCCGTAGCTCTGGATCATGGTGCCCATGGCACCATCGAGGACAAGAATGCGCTCGCGCAGCAGCCGGCTGAAGTCGTTCATGGGGAAATCCGTGCCAGGAGAGGAAACCTGAGGAATCTCGGAGTTTAGCACGGTTCCCGGCGGGCTTGCCGCCGGCGCCGGACCTCAGCGGTCTGGACCGGCCGGGGACGCATCGGTGACGGGCACCACCCGCAACAGGGTGCCATCCACGCCCACCACGCGCACCCGCGCTCCCGCCGCGCAGTCCGGTCCCTCCGCGCGCCAGGTACTGTCGTCGACACGGATCTTGCCGACACCGTTGACAATGGGCTGTTCCAGGGTGAATACCCGGCCCACATACTGTTCGCCACGCCGGTTGAGGGTCGGCTGGTCCGTTTCCAGGGGGTGGCGCCGGCGCCACAGCCTCCACAATGCGATGCTGGCGACCGACACCACGGCAAAGATCAGCAGCTGGTATTCCCACCCCAGGCCGGGCAGGACGAGCACCACCACGCCGACCACGCCGGCGGCCACCCCCATCCACAGCAGGAAGGCACCGGGCGCGAAGATCTCCAGGGTCACCAGCACCGCGCCCAGGATCCACCAGTGCCAGTAGGTGACGGTTGCCAGTTCGTTCATGACGTGCGCCCTGCCTTGGCGAATGCCTCGCGGGCCAGTTCACTGATGCCGCCCAGCGAGCCAATCACGCTGGATGCCTCCAGCGGCATGAACACCAGCTTCTCGTTGGGCGAGGTGGCGATGGCCTGCAGC containing:
- a CDS encoding NfeD family protein codes for the protein MNELATVTYWHWWILGAVLVTLEIFAPGAFLLWMGVAAGVVGVVVLVLPGLGWEYQLLIFAVVSVASIALWRLWRRRHPLETDQPTLNRRGEQYVGRVFTLEQPIVNGVGKIRVDDSTWRAEGPDCAAGARVRVVGVDGTLLRVVPVTDASPAGPDR
- the metH gene encoding methionine synthase, whose product is MNDFSRLLRERILVLDGAMGTMIQSYGLEEADYRGERFRDWPVDLKGNNDLLSLTRPDIIRDIHRAYLEAGADIVETNTFNSTAISLADYRQEDLVHELNLAAARLAREACDAVATPDRPRFVAGVLGPTNRTASISPDVNNPGFRNVSFEALRATYYDATRALLEGGADLILIETIFDTLNAKAAAFAVMQAFEDLGQRWPVMISGTITDASGRTLSGQTAEAFYNSLRHVEPVSIGFNCALGARELRQHIEELAGIADCGVNAHPNAGLPNEFGEYDESPEAMAAEIGEWAASGFLNVIGGCCGTTPQHIRAIAEAVADCAPRRIPDHDYTLRLSGLEPCNIGEDSLFVNVGERTNVTGSARFKRLILEGQYDEALEVARQQVENGAQIIDINMDEAMLDGVEAMTTFLNLIASEPDIARVPIMIDSSKWEIIEAGLKCIQGKGIVNSISLKEGEEKFLEQARLCRRYGAAAVVMAFDEQGQADTFERKIEICERAYRLLVEQAGFPAEDIIFDPNIFAIATGIEEHDNYAVDFIEATRWVKHHLPHARVSGGVSNVSFSFRGNNPVREAIHAVFLYHAIQAGMDMGIVNAGQLAIYEEIPEELRERVEDVVLNRRPDATERLLEIADRYKGDGSGAERKEDLAWREWPVARRLEHALVKGIDSFVEEDTEEARQQFERPIQVIEGPLMDGMNTVGDLFGAGKMFLPQVVKSARVMKKAVAYLIPYIEAEKSAEDKTKGRILMATVKGDVHDIGKNIVGVVLQCNNFEVIDLGVMVPARQILDKAREEQVDIIGLSGLITPSLEEMAHIAKEMEREGFEIPLLIGGATTSRVHTAVKIEPNYHGTTVYVKDASRAVGVAQSLLSDELKEDYVREIKAEYAQVREMHAGKQRKTDWLTLAEARANRTPIDWSGYEPPTPANPGITVIDDMPLAALRDYIDWTPFFKTWELAGSHPKILQDAVVGEQARQLLADAEAMLDRIIEENWLQARGVVGLFPANQVGDDDIEVYTDSDRDGVWVTLHHLRQQNRKPPGRPNQCLADFIAPRDTGLADWIGAFAVTAGLGIDAHVARFEAEHDDYHAIMLKALADRLAEAFAEQLHARVRREIWGYAPDERLDNEDLIRERYRGIRPAPGYPACPDHTEKALLWRMIDPVGHAGIALTDSFAMIPAASVSGWYFAHPEARYFGVGRINRDQVVDYARRKGMSLAEAERWLAPNLGYDPAAVAEATGTD